In one window of Miscanthus floridulus cultivar M001 chromosome 12, ASM1932011v1, whole genome shotgun sequence DNA:
- the LOC136496400 gene encoding potassium transporter 1-like, producing the protein MSSSLEVDNPGGGGGESANRLSLKRHDSLFGDAEKVSGGKYHGSEGSWARTLHLAFQSVGIIYGDIGTSPLYVYSSTFPDGIKYNDDLLGVLSLIIYTLIVIPMLKYVFIVLYANDNGDGGTFALYSLISRYAKIRLIPNQQAEDAMVSNYSIEAPNSQLRRAQWFKQKLESSKAAKIVLFTLTILGTSMVMGDGTLTPAISVLSAVSGIKEKAPNLTQTAVVWISVAILFLLFSVQRFGTDKVGYTFAPVISVWFLLIAGIGLYNLVVHDIGVLRAFNPWYIVQYFKRNGKEGWVSLGGIILCVTGTEGMFADLGHFNIRAVQISFNGILFPSVALCYIGQAAYLRKFPENVGDTFYRSIPAPLFWPTFIVAILAAIIASQAMLSGAFAILSKALSLGCLPRVQVIHTSKKYEGQVYLPEVNFFMGLASIIVTIAFRTTTSIGNAYGICVVTTFSITTHLMTVVMLVIWKKHIVYVLLFYVVFGFTELIYLSSILSKFIQGGYLPFCFALVLMTLMATWHYVHVKRYWYELDHIVPTNQMTTLLEKNDVRRIPGVGLLYTELVQGIPPVFPRLIKKIPSVHAIFLFMSIKHLPIPHVAPAERFLFRQVGPREQRMFRCVARYGYSDALEEPKEFAAFLVDRLKMFIQEEIAFAQNNEAENEDDEAADQQAPARPRRSTSSVVHSEEAIQSRVSTNSGRITFHANQTAEEEKQLIDREVERGVVYLMGEANVSAGPKSSILKKIVVNYIYTFLRKNLTEGHKALAIPKDQLLKVGITYEI; encoded by the exons ATGTCGTCGTCGCTGGAGGTGGACAaccccggaggaggaggaggcgagtCGGCGAATCGGCTCAGCCTCAAGCGCCACGACTCGCTCTTCGGCGACGCGGAGAAGGTCTCCGGCGGCAAGTACCATGGGTCCGAGGGGAGCTGGGCCAGGACGCTGCACCTCGCCTTCCAGAGCGTCGGCATCATCTACGGCGACATCGGGACGTCGCCGCTCTACGTCTACTCCAGCACCTTCCCCGACGGCATCAAGTACAACGACGATCTGCTCGGCGTCCTGTCGCTCATCATCTACACCCTCATCGTCATCCCCATGCTCAAGTACGTCTTCATCGTGCTCTACGCCAACGACAATGGAGACG GCGGCACGTTTGCGCTGTACTCGCTGATATCGCGGTACGCCAAGATCAGGCTGATCCCCAACCAGCAGGCAGAGGACGCCATGGTGTCGAATTACAGCATAGAAGCGCCGAACTCACAGCTGAGGAGGGCTCAATGGTTCAAGCAGAAGCTCGAGTCCAGCAAGGCAGCCAAGATTGTGCTCTTCACCCTCACAATCCTTGGCACATCCATGGTGATGGGCGACGGAACCCTGACACCGGCGATATCTG TGCTGTCTGCGGTAAGCGGGATCAAGGAGAAGGCACCAAACTTGACTCAGA CGGCAGTAGTCTGGATCTCTGTGGCAATCCTCTTCTTGCTCTTCTCGGTTCAGCGTTTCGGGACCGACAAGGTTGGGTACACCTTCGCTCCAGTCATCTCGGTGTGGTTCCTGCTGATTGCCGGCATTGGACTCTACAACCTCGTCGTCCACGACATCGGTGTTCTTCGGGCCTTCAATCCGTGGTACATAGTACAGTACTTCAAGCGGAATGGAAAGGAAGGATGGGTTTCACTTGGTGGTATTATCCTGTGCGTCACAG GCACAGAAGGTATGTTTGCTGACCTTGGACATTTCAACATCAGGGCCGTTCAG ATCAGCTTCAACGGCATCTTGTTCCCATCGGTGGCACTGTGTTACATCGGGCAAGCAGCGTACCTGCGGAAATTCCCAGAGAACGTTGGAGACACCTTCTATAGATCCATCCCAG CACCTCTGTTCTGGCCAACCTTCATCGTAGCAATCCTCGCTGCCATCATTGCAAGCCAAGCTATGCTCTCTGGTGCATTCGCCATCCTCTCCAAGGCACTGTCGCTGGGCTGTCTCCCCAGGGTCCAAGTGATCCACACCTCGAAGAAGTACGAAGGGCAGGTGTACCTCCCAGAGGTGAACTTCTTCATGGGACTGGCGAGCATCATCGTCACAATTGCCTTCAGAACGACCACCAGCATCGGCAACGCCTACG GGATCTGTGTGGTGACCACGTTCTCCATCACCACCCATCTGATGACCGTGGTGATGCTGGTCATATGGAAGAAGCACATCGTCTACGTGCTCCTCTTCTACGTGGTGTTCGGTTTCACAGAACTGATCTACCTCTCGTCCATCCTGTCCAAGTTCATCCAGGGCGGGTACCTGCCGTTCTGCTTCGCGCTGGTCCTGATGACGCTGATGGCGACGTGGCACTACGTCCACGTGAAGAGGTACTGGTACGAGCTGGACCACATCGTGCCCACCAACCAGATGACGACGCTGCTGGAGAAGAACGACGTGCGGCGGATCCCCGGCGTCGGGCTCCTGTACACGGAGCTCGTCCAGGGCATCCCGCCGGTGTTCCCTCGCCTCATCAAGAAGATCCCGTCCGTGCACGCCATCTTCCTCTTCATGTCCATCAAGCACCTGCCCATCCCGCACGTGGCGCCCGCGGAGAGGTTCCTGTTCCGGCAGGTCGGCCCGAGGGAGCAGCGGATGTTCCGGTGCGTGGCGCGGTACGGGTACAGCGACGCGCTGGAGGAGCCCAAGGAGTTCGCGGCCTTCCTCGTGGACAGGCTCAAGATGTTCATCCAGGAGGAGATCGCGTTCGCGCAGAACAACGAGGCGGAGAACGAGGACGACGAGGCGGCGGATCAGCAGGCGCCGGCGAGGCCGAGGCGGTCCACGAGCTCCGTCGTGCACAGCGAGGAGGCGATCCAGTCGAGGGTGAGCACGAACTCCGGGCGGATCACGTTCCACGCCAACCAGACGGCCGAGGAGGAGAAGCAGCTGATCGACCGGGAGGTGGAGCGAGGGGTGGTGTACCTGATGGGCGAGGCCAACGTGTCGGCAGGGCCCAAGTCGTCCATCTTGAAGAAGATAGTGGTCAACTACATCTACACCTTCTTGAGGAAGAACCTGACGGAGGGGCACAAGGCGCTGGCCATTCCCAAAGATCAGCTGCTCAAGGTTGGCATCACATATGAAATCTAG
- the LOC136495279 gene encoding uncharacterized protein, whose product MQTQTHGGQEINEYTAYLLSHKGKATDPNNVYNPEDGPDAYTNPTAYEKATEYTVAARQRYGETFDPTAEPLDTDLLQRLGPGKQHGRYYMAHSALDPSQVPTLTQVRSTPTSSSDIPVAPRRQSASQAQMEAKMEERIATLHAQMMAQQMAYQQSLQQHYNTQMQNMASFFQSMQTPGASTPPPLPMFAPPPPPSEFFPVPALVAPGGTPVQSTGSNPSPGGPGHQMMSYPPPAPYPPYPPPRGPPPTYSWPPVRGGWQYAQAPQFGPRGFPWANPGGSGGGADDETGDGATS is encoded by the exons atgcagacgcagacgcacggtgggcaggaaatcaacgagtacaccgcgtacctcctctctcacaagggcaaggcgacggatccgaacaacgtctacaacccggaggacgggcccgatgcgtacaccaaccccaccgcctacgagaaggccaccgagtacaccgtcgcggctcgccagcgctacggggagacgttcgaccccaccgccgagcccctggacacagacctcctgcagaggttgggaccagggaagcagcacggccgctactacatggcccacagcgccctcgacccgtcccaggttcctacgctgacccaggttcgatccacgcccacgagctccagcgacatccccgtagcgccccggcggcagtcagcgtcacag gctcagatggaggccaagatggaggagaggatcgccacgttgcacgcgcagatgatggcgcaacagatggcttaccagcaaagcctgcagcagcactacaacactcagatgcagaacatggccagcttcttccagtccatgcagacgcccggggcgtctacaccgcctcctcttccaatgttcgctccaccgcctcctccttcagagttttttcctgtgcctgctcttgtcgctcctggagggaccccg gtacagtcgacgggttcgaacccgtctcctggaggtcccggccatcagatgatgtcgtatccaccacctgcaccctatccaccgtatccacctccgcgtggccctcctccgacgtactcgtggccgccggtgcgcggagggtggcagtacgcgcaggcgcctcaatttggtccaagggggtttccgtgggcaaaccctgggggctctgggggtggagcggacgacgagaccggggacggcgcgacgagctag